Proteins encoded together in one Ipomoea triloba cultivar NCNSP0323 chromosome 4, ASM357664v1 window:
- the LOC116015185 gene encoding protein NRT1/ PTR FAMILY 5.4, with product MDSQLVPISPMAAVSNGGDGGKTTMDRKGGWKSAIFIIFVEMAERFSYYGIAGNLITYLTTVLGQPTATAARNVNTFLGVSALFPILGAFLADSYVGRFKTIVVSTAVYILGLVMLVVASTAALRRHGTLFFVALYTVSVGEGGHKPCVQTFAADQFDEDLPEEKQAKSSFFNWWYLGILVGATLAVLVVIYVEDFVGWTVGYGMLAAATVLALAVFLAGSRTYAREAPVGSPFTRVAHVVAAAVRKRRLSEERDGRGIWYGDGEIGGAAAADGERLRTRALARTNQFRFLDKATIIDDTDVSSEKRNPWRLCSVSQVEEVKLLLRLIPIWLSCLTFAAVIAQHGTFFTKQAATLDRSLGSFHFPPASFQVVTSTTILISVALYDRLLVPAARRLTGVPSGITVLQRIGAGLVISVVTMTVAGALETKRLRVAAEHGLLDSPTATLPMPIWWLAPQYVLTGLGDVFTIVGLQELFYDQMPVQMRSTGAALYLSIVGVGNFLSGVLITIVQRISARSGHQWLLNNLNRSHLNYFYWLLAGLSAVNFCIYVFAAKAFVYKKVEAAAMEEQAKV from the exons ATGGATTCCCAGCTAGTACCAATCTCTCCCATGGCGGCCGTTTCTAATGGCGGCGACGGAGGAAAGACGACGATGGACCGCAAAGGCGGTTGGAAATCCGCCATTTTCATCATCT TTGTGGAGATGGCGGAGAGATTCTCCTACTACGGCATCGCCGGAAACCTAATAACCTACCTCACCACCGTCCTCGGCCAGCCGACCGCCACCGCCGCCAGGAATGTGAACACTTTTCTCGGCGTCTCCGCTCTTTTCCCGATTCTCGGCGCTTTTCTCGCCGATTCTTACGTCGGTCGGTTCAAGACGATCGTCGTTTCCACCGCCGTCTATATTCTC GGGCTGGTGATGTTAGTGGTGGCGTCCACGGCGGCGTTGCGGCGGCACGGCACGCTTTTCTTCGTGGCGCTTTACACCGTGAGCGTCGGGGAAGGAGGGCACAAGCCGTGCGTGCAGACGTTCGCCGCCGATCAGTTCGACGAGGATTTGCCGGAGGAGAAGCAGGCGAAGAGCTCCTTCTTCAACTGGTGGTACTTGGGGATATTGGTGGGGGCCACCCTGGCGGTCCTGGTCGTGATTTACGTCGAGGATTTCGTCGGCTGGACCGTCGGATACGGAATGCTGGCGGCCGCCACCGTGCTTGCGCTGGCGGTGTTTCTGGCCGGGAGTAGGACGTACGCCAGGGAAGCTCCGGTGGGGAGCCCGTTCACTCGGGTGGCGCACGTGGTGGCCGCCGCCGTCAGGAAGCGGCGCCTCTCGGAGGAGCGCGACGGCCGTGGCATTTGGTACGGAGACGGCGAAATtggcggcgccgccgccgcgGATGGTGAACGACTCCGGACTCGCGCTTTGGCACGTACCAATCAATTTAG ATTCCTAGACAAGGCAACAATCATAGACGACACAGACGTATCTAGCGAGAAACGGAATCCCTGGCGGCTTTGCAGCGTGAGCCAAGTCGAGGAAGTTAAGCTCCTCCTCCGGCTCATCCCCATATGGCTAAGCTGCCTCACCTTCGCCGCCGTAATAGCCCAGCACGGCACTTTCTTCACCAAGCAAGCCGCCACGTTGGACCGATCCCTCGGCTCATTCCATTTCCCGCCGGCTTCATTCCAGGTCGTCACCAGCACCACAATCCTAATCTCCGTCGCGCTCTACGACCGCCTCCTCGTCCCGGCCGCCCGGCGCCTCACCGGCGTCCCCTCCGGCATCACCGTGCTCCAGCGGATCGGCGCCGGCCTCGTCATCTCCGTCGTCACCATGACCGTCGCCGGCGCGCTCGAAACCAAGCGCCTCCGCGTCGCGGCGGAGCACGGCCTCCTCGATTCTCCGACCGCCACTCTCCCGATGCCGATCTGGTGGCTAGCGCCGCAATACGTCCTCACCGGCCTCGGCGACGTCTTCACCATCGTCGGCCTCCAGGAGCTCTTCTACGACCAAATGCCCGTCCAGATGCGCAGCACCGGCGCCGCCCTCTACCTCAGCATCGTCGGCGTCGGAAACTTCCTCAGCGGCGTCCTCATCACCATCGTCCAACGAATCTCCGCCAGATCCGGACACCAATGGCTCCTCAACAACCTCAACAGATCGCATCTCAACTACTTTTACTGGCTTCTCGCCGGTCTCAGCGCTGTAAACTTCTGCATTTATGTCTTCGCCGCAAAAGCTTTTGTGTACAAGAAAGTTGAGGCTGCGGCTATGGAGGAACAGGCCAAGGTTTGA
- the LOC116017014 gene encoding DNA-directed RNA polymerase V subunit 1, with the protein MEEGTSFEILPGTIRGIKFGLATKQEIVKSSINEFPINHPSQLLNPFLGLPLEAGKCESCGTAEPGQCEGHFGYIELPIPIYHPDHVSELKRMLSLLCLKCLKLKNRKFQVKHIGVLERMLSSCCEEVSQISVNEVKNSDGACYLELKLPKNANLDDGFWSFLERYGYRYGDGYSRRLLPYEAMEILKRIPEDTRRKLSAKGYYPQAGYILEFLPVPPNCLSVPDISDGMNIMSSDHSITMLRKVLKQIENIKSSRSGTPNFESHEVEANDLQVAVAQYLEFRGTGKASRDVDKRYGVGKESNDTTTKAWLEKMKTLFIRKGSGFSSRSVITGDPFKGVDEIGLPFEVAQRITFEERVSLHNVAYLQKLVDEKLCLTYKDGSSTYSLREGSKGHTFLRPGQLVHRRIMDGDIVFINRPPTTHKHSLQALSVYVHDDHTVKINPLICGPLSADFDGDCIHLFYPQSLAAKAEVLELFSVEKQLLSSHTGNFNLQMGCDSLLAFKLMFENYFFSKACAQQLAMFLPSTLPKPALVKSHISVPHWTTFQILETALPKCFDCLGDRYEVNKSEVLRIDYSKDTVSSILNDIVSSIYFSKGPKEVIEFFNALQPMLMEYLYKEGFSISLGDFFISKAAIEKIQGSIQGESKLLNNLRSSYNQYVELQLERLLRAEKIPVTAFALHSSAIGHLIDPKSESALNKVVQQIGFLGLQMSDRGKFYSKTLVKDMTLLFRNKYPSAGHYPSEEYGVVSSCLFNGLDPYQEMVHSISSREVIVRSTRGLTEPGTLFKNLMAILRDVVICYDGTVRNVCSNSIIQFEYGVNNESKFQSEFGAGEPVGVLAATAMSNPAYKAVLDSSPSSNSSWEMMKEILLCGASFKNDLSDRRVILYLNDCGCGRKYCRERAAYQVNNHLRKVCLKDAAVEFLIEYGIQQTTYEVLGVGAYLVGHIHLNKKQLDDQGLDLNEILERCQDKVYSLRRKKKIALLFRRIDLSVSASCCFNQGKSTSREMPCLRFSWPIDSSDDHLEQTAHLLADTICPVLLETVIKGDHRVSSASIIWSSPETMTWIKSSSKSHPGELAVEVTLEKEAIKQSGDAWRIVMDSCLPLIHLIDTKRSIPYAIKQVQELLGISCAFEQAVQRLSTSVTMVTKGVLKDHLLLLANTMTCAGSLVGFNAGGIKALSRSLNVQIPFAEATLFTPRKCFERAAEKCHVDSLSSVVASCSWGKHVSVGTGSSFDILLDTRKVELNQQEGQNVYDFLLLMRSSHAQEEKGTDCLGAEIDDLLPEDEDMNLYLSPERDSDTMKPTFEDGVEDLNENVDEGKSSGGGWDKVSANTSNTGGGGWDLADKNPTSAKSSADQSDSWSSWGGKKVEEESPGWGKKVDSDGLSQPATGSWGKATQSNSAKVSTDTPNADGGGWDLFDKNPTTAKSCNDQSDSWSSWGGKKVEEGSHGGWGKKVDSDGFSQPATGSWGKATQSSSKISESGKVPDQSGSQSSWGKAFGESGKSLDQPSDNHKQSDQWSSWGKTVKDDVKVTSSSSGDWNQTTEGKLSTSSGWNKPESSKGLVQSAWGKNANESKGGAYLSSNVHKRADSSPAWGKSPKEDGGQKSGREWSAWKKGNEDARLVSPTANASIETAQGDRSSALDWGESGPRSPEGSWSKKGILGEQPKEAASGWASSKGVSGDWDNVVPRSPTAQKIESHNNTWNSRGVVNERSNDSAGGWGSPKVATSDSTQSQWGVQKSTVKVDSNQSPRGWGSAGSENEKLNEATGVAGGWGSSKGSGDWGTAVPRSPAALREESPNNTWSCTTAADERGNESAGGWGSPKVGSSEGHGWGSPKVGSSEGHGWGSPKVGSSEGHGQSPWGPRKRKGGDGNESSRAWGSAGSGSGDWKNKRNRPAKPADDSGTGVAFTSTRQRLDRFTAEEQDILLEVEPIMQNIRRIMHQSGLNDGDPLSADDQSYIVNNVVNHHPDKAAKIGAGIDYLMISKHSSFQDTRCFYVVSTDGAKQDFSYRKCLENFIRNKFPDKGDGFNQKYFAKKLPPLPRPGWKREQNAAPEEAAAAWRREQNAAPEEAAAATEEPKQPSAATEEPKQPSAATEETMTAET; encoded by the exons ATGGAAGAGGGTACATCATTCGAAATATTGCCTGGGACGATAAGGGGTATTAAATTTGGCTTAGCTACTAAGCAAGAAATT GTCAAGTCCTCTATAAATGAGTTCCCCATAAATCATCCTAGTCAGCTCTTAAATCCTTTTCTTGGGCTTCCGCTTGAGGCAGGAAAATGTGAATCTTGTGGTACTGCTGAGCCAGGGCAATGTGAAG GTCATTTTGGCTACATCGAATTGCCAATACCTATTTATCACCCTGACCATGTTAGTGAATTAAAGCGGATGTTGAGCTTATTGTGCTTAAAGTGCCTGAAATTAAAAAACAGGAAG TTTCAGGTGAAGCATATTGGTGTTCTTGAAAGGATGCTGTCCTCATGTTGTGAG GAAGTTTCACAAATATCAGTAAATGAAGTTAAAAATTCTGATGGTGCTTGCTACCTAGAATTGAAATTACCAAAGAATGCAAATCTTGATGATGGCTTTTGGAGCTTCTTGGAGAGATATGGATATCGCTATGGTGATGGCTATTCTCGTCGGTTGCTTCCTTATGAG GCAATGGAAATACTAAAAAGAATACCTGAAGACACCAGAAGAAAGCTTTCAGCTAAGGGATATTATCCACAAGCTGGTTATATCCTGGAATTCTTGCCTGTTCCACCAAACTGTCTGTCTGTGCCTGACATTTCTGATGGGATGAACATTATGTCATCA GATCATTCAATTACAATGCTAAGAAAAGTCCTAAAACAAATAGAGAACATTAAAAGTTCAAGGTCTGGGACTCCAAACTTTGAGTCTCATGAAGTGGAAGCGAATGACTTACAAGTTGCAGTTGCACAGTATCTTGAGTTTAGGGGGACAGGAAAG GCATCTCGTGATGTGGATAAACGTTATGGAGTTGGGAAAGAATCAAATGACACAACTACCAAGGCTTGGCTCGAGAAAAtgaaaacattatttattaGAAAGGGGTCTGGCTTTTCTTCTCGTAGTGTGATTACTGGTGATCCTTTTAAGGGGGTTGATGAAATTGGATTACCATTTGAGGTTGCCCAAAGAATCACTTTTGAAGAAAGAGTTAGTCTGCACAATGTGGCATACCTGCAGAAGTTAGTTGATGAAAAATTGTGCTTGACCTACAAGGATGGATCATCCACATATTCCCTAAGGGAAGGATCCAAAGGGCACACCTTTTTGAGGCCTGGCCAGCTTGTTCACAGGAGAATTATGGATGGGGATATTGTGTTTATCAATAGGCCACCAACTACACATAAGCATTCCTTGCAAGCTTTATCTGTATATGTACATGATGATCACACAGTCAAGATCAATCCGCTCATCTGTGGGCCCCTAAGTGCTGACTTTGATGGTGATTGCATACATCTGTTTTATCCCCAGTCTCTAGCTGCCAAAGCAGAGGTTTTGGAGCTCTTCTCTGTAGAGAAACAACTATTGAGTTCACATACTGGTAATTTCAATTTGCAGATGGGCTGTGACTCTTTGTTGGCATTCAAACTAATGTTTGAAAATTACTTCTTCAGTAAAGCTTGTGCCCAACAATTGGCCATGTTTCTCCCAAGTACTTTACCTAAGCCTGCACTTGTAAAGTCACATATTTCTGTCCCTCATTGGACCACCTTTCAGATTTTGGAGACTGCTTTACCTAAGTGCTTTGACTGTTTAGGGGATAGATACGAAGTTAACAAAAGTGAGGTGTTAAGAATTGACTATAGCAAGGACACTGTGTCATCGATCCTCAATGATATtgtttcttcaatttatttttcaaagggTCCAAAGGAGGTCATTGAGTTCTTTAATGCATTGCAGCCTATGTTGATGGAATATCTGTACAAAGAGGGTTTCAGTATCAGTCTTGGGGACTTCTTCATTTCTAAAGCTGCAATAGAGAAAATTCAAGGAAGTATTCAGGGTGAGTCTAAGCTATTGAACAACTTGCGGTCATCCTACAACCAATATGTGGAGCTACAATTGGAGCGTCTCCTGAGGGCTGAAAAAATCCCAGTCACAGCTTTTGCTTTACATTCATCGGCTATTGGCCACTTAATTGACCCTAAGAGTGAGTCGGCTCTTAATAAGGTTGTGCAACAAATTGGGTTTTTGGGATTGCAAATGTCAGACAGGGGGAAATTCTACTCCAAGACACTTGTTAAGGACATGACTTTGCTGTTCCGAAACAAGTATCCTTCTGCTGGTCATTATCCTTCTGAGGAATATGGCGTGGTGAGCAGCTGCCTCTTTAATGGTTTGGATCCATATCAGGAGATGGTTCACTCAATATCCAGTAGGGAAGTGATTGTCCGTTCAACAAGAGGCCTGACTGAACCTGGAACATTGTTCAAGAATCTGATGGCAATCCTCCGAGATGTTGTTATTTGTTATGATGGGACTGTGAGAAATGTATGCAGTAATTCCATTATTCAGTTTGAATATGGGGTTAACAATGAAAGCAAGTTTCAGAGTGAATTCGGTGCTGGTGAACCTGTTGGAGTATTGGCTGCAACTGCTATGTCAAATCCTGCATACAAGGCAGTTCTTGATTCGTCTCCAAGCAGTAATTCCTCGTGGGAAATGATGAAG GAAATTCTGCTGTGTGGAGCCAGTTTCAAGAATGATCTATCAGATCGCCGTGTAATACTCTATCTCAATGATTGTGGATGTGGAAGGAAGTATTGCCGAGAAAGAGCAGCCTACCAAGTGAATAATCATTTGAGAAAAGTTTGTTTGAAGGATGCTGCTGTTGAATTCTTGATAGA ATATGGAATACAACAAACTACATATGAGGTTCTTGGAGTGGGTGCTTACCTTGTTGGTCACATTCATTTGAACAAG AAGCAACTTGATGATCAAGGTCTTGATCTCAATGAGATTCTTGAAAGATGCCAGGATAAAGTTTATTCCCTCCGGAGGAAGAAAAAGATTGCTCTTTTGTTCAGAAGAATTGATTTATCAGTCAG TGCGTCGTGTTGTTTTAACCAAGGCAAAAGTACATCAAGAGAGATGCCATGTTTGAGATTCTCTTGGCCAATTGATTCAAGTGATGATCACTTAGAGCAAACTGCGCATCTTCTTGCTGACACAATTTGCCCTGTTCTGTTGGAAACTGTTATCAAAG GTGATCATAGGGTCTCTTCTGCAAGTATAATCTGGAGTAGTCCTGAGACAATGACTTGGATTAAgagctcaagcaagagtcacccgGGTGAATTGGCTGTAGAAGTTACTCTTGAGAAGGAAGCCATCAAACAAAGTGGAGATGCTTGGAGGATTGTCATGGACTCATGCCTTCCTCTTATCCATCTAATTGACACAAAACGTTCTATACCATATGCTATCAAACAAGTACAGGAGTTGCTTGGGATTTCTTGTGCTTTTGAGCAAGCTGTTCAG CGCTTGTCAACATCTGTGACAATGGTTACAAAGGGTGTTCTAAAAGACCATCTACTTCTATTAGCCAATACCATGACATGTGCTGGGAGTCTTGTCGGCTTCAATGCTGGTgggataaaagcattatcccGTTCATTGAATGTCCAAATACCTTTTGCTGAAGCCACTTTGTTT ACACCAAGGAAATGCTTTGAGAGGGCTGCTGAGAAGTGCCATGTTGATTCGTTATCAAGTGTTGTGGCATCTTGTTCCTGGGGTAAACATGTATCTGTTGGTACTGGATCTTCCTTTGATATTCTTCTTGATACAAGGAAG GTTGAGTTAAATCAGCAGGAAGGTCAGAATGTATATGATTTCCTTCTACTGATGCGAAGCAGTCATGCTCAGGAAGAAAAGGGTACTGACTGTCTTGGTGCAGAAATTGATGATTTGCTACCCGAGGATGAAGATATGAACCTGTACTTATCTCCAGAAAGGGATTCAGACACAATGAAACCAACCTTTGAAGATGGAGTTGAGGATCTGAACGAGAATGTGGATGAAGGCAAATCAAGTGGCGGTGGTTGGGATAAGGTTTCAGCCAACACATCAAATACAGGTGGTGGTGGATGGGACCTGGCTGACAAAAACCCAACGTCAGCTAAATCGTCTGCTGATCAATCAGACTCCTGGTCTTCCTGGGGTGGTAAAAAGGTTGAAGAAGAATCCCCTGGTTGGGGTAAAAAAGTGGATAGCGATGGTCTCTCCCAGCCTGCTACTGGATCCTGGGGCAAGGCAACCCAATCTAATTCTGCTAAGGTTTCAACCGACACACCAAATGCAGATGGCGGTGGATGGGATCTGTTTGACAAAAACCCAACAACAGCTAAATCATGTAATGATCAATCAGACTCCTGGTCTTCCTGGGGCGGTAAAAAGGTTGAAGAAGGATCCCATGGTGGTTGGGGTAAAAAAGTGGACAGTGATGGTTTTTCCCAACCTGCCACTGGATCCTGGGGCAAGGCAACCCAATCTAGTTCTAAGATTTCAGAATCTGGAAAAGTCCCTGATCAGTCTGGGTCACAATCTTCTTGGGGCAAAGCCTTTGGAGAATCTGGAAAAAGCCTTGATCAACCTTCGGATAATCATAAACAGTCTGATCAATGGTCTTCATGGGGGAAAACTGTCAAAGATGATGTTAAAGTCACATCATCAAGTTCTGGAGATTGGAACCAAACAACTGAAGGAAAATTGTCAACCTCCAGTGGTTGGAATAAACCAGAATCTAGTAAAGGCCTTGTTCAGTCAGCATGGGGGAAAAATGCTAATGAATCCAAGGGAGGTGCTTATCTTTCCAGTAATGTACATAAGCGAGCTGATTCCTCCCCTGCGTGGGGAAAAAGTCCCAAAGAAGATGGTGGGCAAAAGTCAGGACGGGAATGGTCTGCATggaaaaaaggaaatgaagatGCAAGATTGGTTTCACCAACTGCTAATGCTAGCATAGAAACAGCACAAGGTGATCGCTCATCTGCTTTGGACTGGGGTGAAAGTGGTCCTAGGTCTCCAGAGGGTAGCTGGAGTAAAAAAGGCATACTGGGTGAACAGCCTAAAGAAGCGGCTAGTGGTTGGGCTTCCTCTAAGGGTGTTAGTGGTGATTGGGATAATGTTGTACCTAGGTCTCCTACGGCACAGAAAATAGAATCTCATAACAATACCTGGAATTCCAGAGGTGTGGTAAATGAAAGGTCTAATGACTCAGCTGGTGGTTGGGGTTCTCCAAAGGTTGCCACTAGTGATAGTACACAATCTCAATGGGGTGTGCAGAAGAGTACTGTAAAAGTGGATAGCAATCAAAGTCCACGAGGCTGGGGCTCTGCAGGTTCTGAAAATGAAAAGTTAAATGAAGCTACTGGAGTAGCTGGTGGTTGGGGTTCTTCAAAGGGTAGTGGAGACTGGGGTACTGCTGTACCTAGGTCTCCTGCAGCACTGAGGGAAGAGTCCCCAAATAATACCTGGTCTTGCACAACTGCTGCAGATGAACGTGGGAATGAATCAGCTGGTGGTTGGGGTTCTCCAAAGGTTGGTTCTAGTGAGGGTCATGGTTGGGGTTCTCCAAAGGTTGGTTCTAGTGAGGGTCATGGTTGGGGTTCTCCAAAGGTTGGCTCTAGTGAGGGTCATGGACAATCTCCATGGGGTCCGCGCAAGAGAAAAGGAGGAGACGGCAATGAAAGTTCACGAGCTTGGGGCTCTGCAGGTTCAGGTTCTGGAGACTGGAAGAATAAAAGAAACCGCCCTGCAAAGCCAGCTGATGACTCCGGTACTGGTGTAGCATTCACCTCAACAAGGCAGAGGCTGGATAGATTCACTGCAGAGGAGCAAGATATTCTCCTAGAGGTTGAACCAATTATGCAAAACATCAGAAGGATAATGCACCAGTCAGG GTTGAATGATGGTGATCCATTATCTGCTGATGACCAGTCATATATTGTTAATAATGTTGTCAATCACCACCCGGATAAGGCCGCAAAAATCGGAGCCGGAATTGATTACCTTATG ATTAGCAAGCACAGTAGTTTCCAGGACACTAGATGCTTCTATGTGGTCTCCACTGATGGTGCTAAACAAGATTTTTCCTACCGTAAATGCCTGGAGAACTTCATCAGGAACAAGTTTCCAGATAAAGGTGATGGCTTCAACCAGAAGTATTTTGCAAAAAAGCTTCCACCACTGCCTCGTCCCGGTTGGAAGCGAGAACAGAATGCTGCCCCAGAAGAAGCAGCTGCTGCTTGGAGGCGAGAACAGAATGCTGCCCCAGAAGAAGCAGCAGCAGCGACTGAAGAACCCAAACAACCTAGTGCTGCCACAGAGGAACCCAAACAACCTAGTGCTGCCACAGAGGAAACCATGACTGCAGAAACTTAA